The Ziziphus jujuba cultivar Dongzao chromosome 7, ASM3175591v1 genome includes a region encoding these proteins:
- the LOC107409122 gene encoding serine/threonine-protein kinase ATG1t translates to MEEDGTTLCNCDGIRVGDYILESKLGEGSFSVVWKAQHCLTGQQVALKQVYLSKLNRHLRSCLNCELTFLSSVNHPNIIRLFHVFQANSPHPPGKSCVFLVLEFCAGGNLASYINQHGRVQEQIVRRFMQQLGAALELLHSHHIIHRDLKPENILLSGSEDDLLLKIADFGLSGIVLPDDFAETVCGSPLYMAPEVLQFQRYDEKVDMWSVGAILFELLNGYPPFCGRSNVQVLKKIKSSTCLPFSQLILPGLNPDCLDICTKLLSRNPGQRLSFHEFSRHKFLR, encoded by the exons ATGGAAGAAGATGGAACAACTCTCTGCAACTGCGACGGCATTAGAGTGGGAGACTATATTCTAGAATCAAAGCTTGGAGAAGGCTCCTTCTCTGTAGTTTGGAAGGCCCAGCACTGTCTCACTGGCCAACAAGTGGCTCTGAAGCAGGTCTATCTTTCAAAGCTCAATAGGCACCTCAGAAGCTGCTTGAACTGCGAGCTTACCTTCTTGTCCTCTGTTAACCACCCCAACATAATTCGTCTCTTCCATGTCTTCCag GCCAATAGTCCCCATCCTCCGGGAAAAAGTTGCGTCTTCCTGGTCCTGGAATTTTGTGCTGGTGGGAACCTAGCTTCTTATATCAATCAGCACGGGAGAGTTCAAGAACAAATCGTTAGAAGATTTATGCAGCAGCTTG GGGCTGCTTTAGAATTACTTCACTCTCACCACATCATTCACAGAGACTTAAAACCAGAG AATATTCTGTTATCAGGTTCTGAGGATGATTTGTTGCTAAAAATAGCTGATTTTGGCCTCTCAGG AATTGTACTTCCAGATGATTTTGCAGAGACAGTCTGTGGATCCCCACTATACATGGCTCCAGAGGTTCTTCAATTCCAAAGATATGATGAAAAG GTTGACATGTGGAGTGTTGGTGCAATTCTTTTTGAGCTCCTTAATGGCTACCCACCATTTTGTGGTAGGAGTAATGTTCAG gTGCTAAAGAAGATAAAGTCAAGCacatgtcttccattttctcaaCTTATCCTTCCTGGATTGAACCCGGATTGTCTTGACATTTGTACAAAACTGCTATCTCGAAATCCAG GGCAACGCCTGTCTTTCCATGAATTTTCAAGGCACAAATTCTTGAGATGA